TTCGTAAACGCTTCAAATGAAATATTACAAAAAGGAATCGTTAAAATATCCACTTTTTCCACTGTTTGTTTCATATCCTACCCACCTATCACATCACTACACTTAAAGAATATTATAATAGAAATCATATACTCGCAATAAAATTTTATAATTGTGACACATAAAAAAAGCGGAGGGCGCTTGCTTAGGGGCGACAAGCATAAGATGAATGGCGGAATGAGGCGGTCTTTCCTCATAGAGCCATTCATCTTATGACTCGAGCCCCTAGCGCCCGCAGCTGGATTATACATAAAAAAGCGGAGATGGGCTCGTTCAGCGACAGAGTAATAAGGCACCTGATGGAAGGGGCGCCTCTTTGCCTCTGGAGTTGAGTGGCTTATTACGGCAGTCGCTAGCCTCCCAGAACTAGATTAAATAAAAAAGTGGAGGGCGCTTGTTTATAGGCAACAAGCAGAAATAATCGCTCTACCTTTGACCCAGGGCTTTTTTCTGTTTTCCCTCTCTTTGATTGTTTCGGAACGTGATATACTAACATATAGCTAGTGCCTTTTTCGTAGCACGGTTATTTTTATAAAAGGAGTAAACGGTATGTTCAGTAAAATGATACGAGCTTTTTCTAATGATGCACCGAAACGCCAAGTGAAACGGTATAAAAAAACGTTGAAACGAATCAATGCGTTAGAAGAATCATTCGAACAATTAACCGATATAGAGCTGCAACAAAAAACAAATGAGTTTCGGAAACGGCTCATTCGTGGCGAAACAATCGACGACTTGAAAGCAGAAGCCTTTGCTGTCGTGCGAGAAGCATCTAAACGCGTGTTAAATCTTAGACATTATGATGTCCAACTTCTCGGTGGATTAGCATTAGTAGACGGAAATATTGCCGAAATGGCGACTGGGGAAGGAAAAACATTGGTCGCTTCCCTTGCTAGTTATTTGCGCGCTTTAGAAGGAAAAGGCGTACACGTTATTACCGTCAACGATTATTTAGCCAAACGGGACTTTGCGTTACTAGGTCCACTCCACCGCTTTTTAGGGCTTTCTGTCGGCCTAAATCAAACAGGCATTCCGATTGCAGACAAACAATATGCGTATGAATGCGATATTACATACGGAGTTGGGAACGAATTTGGGTTTGATTATTTACGTGATTATATGGTGTATCAACCGAAACATCGGGTCCAACGTCCTCCTTATTTTTGCATTATTGACGAAATTGATTCGGTATTAATTGATGAAGCGAAAACGCCACTTATTGTGGCCAATTCTTCGACAGTTGGGTCGAATCTTCATTACATTTGTGCGGAAATGATGAAGCGCTTACGTGAAGAAGAAGATTATGTCGTTGATATCGAATCAAAGGCTGTTCATTTTACCGATGATGGCGTAGAAAAAATTGAAAACGCTTTTGGCATTGATAATTTATTTGACCTAAAACATCAAACGTTGCAACATTACATGCTGCAAGCGTTAAAAGCACACGCCACGCTTCATCGAGACGTTGACTACATTATCCAAGACGGCAAAATCCAGCTGGTTGACTTATTTACCGGTCGTGTAATGGACGGCCGAACGTATACAGAAGGGCTTCATCAAGCGATGGAAGCAAAAGAAGGCCTTCTGATTACTGCCGAAAACAAAACACAAGCGACGATTACGATTCAAAACTATTTTCGTATGTACCCAGTCATTTCTGGTATGACCGGAACCGCCAAATTAGAAGAACGCGAATTCCAAACGGTATACCAAATGGAAGTCATTCAAATTCCAAAAAATCAACCGTCTAATCGCATCGATTATCTGGATGTAGTGTATCGTACTCAAGAAGAAAAATATAACGCAGTCTTAGAAAAAGTCATGACGTTACATAAAAAGAAACAACCTGTTTTAATCGGTACGTCGTCGATACAACAATCAGAACAGCTCGCAACGTTATTAACAGAAAAACAGTTATCTTTTAACTTATTAAATGCAAAAAACGCTGAAAAAGAAGCGGAATTAATCGCAAAAGCCGGGCAAATGGGACAAATAACAATTGCGACAAACATGGCTGGACGTGGAACCGATATTATTCTTGGTCGCCGTGTGTCGGAATTAGGTGGTTTATTCGTCATCGGGACAGAACGACATGCGAGCAGACGAATCGATAAACAATTAAAAGGTCGTGCTGCTCGTCAAGGAGACCCGGGTGAAACACAATTTTTTATTTCGTTACAAGATGAACTATTTATCCGCTACGCTGCCGAAAAATTAGAGAAAGTTCAATCGATGGTGCACACCGATGAAACAGGACGAATTCTTGATAAACATATTCACACATTTGTTGATGAAGTACAAAAAATTTCCGAAGGCCATCATTTTACGGTGCGCGAGTATAACTTAACGTTAGATGACCAAATTAACGACCAACGAAAAGTAATCTATCATTTGCGCAATCAAATTTTACAAACGGAAGATTTAGCGGATGAACTTATTCCACTTATCGAACAAATCATTTGGAAAA
The genomic region above belongs to Massilibacterium senegalense and contains:
- the secA2 gene encoding accessory Sec system translocase SecA2; amino-acid sequence: MFSKMIRAFSNDAPKRQVKRYKKTLKRINALEESFEQLTDIELQQKTNEFRKRLIRGETIDDLKAEAFAVVREASKRVLNLRHYDVQLLGGLALVDGNIAEMATGEGKTLVASLASYLRALEGKGVHVITVNDYLAKRDFALLGPLHRFLGLSVGLNQTGIPIADKQYAYECDITYGVGNEFGFDYLRDYMVYQPKHRVQRPPYFCIIDEIDSVLIDEAKTPLIVANSSTVGSNLHYICAEMMKRLREEEDYVVDIESKAVHFTDDGVEKIENAFGIDNLFDLKHQTLQHYMLQALKAHATLHRDVDYIIQDGKIQLVDLFTGRVMDGRTYTEGLHQAMEAKEGLLITAENKTQATITIQNYFRMYPVISGMTGTAKLEEREFQTVYQMEVIQIPKNQPSNRIDYLDVVYRTQEEKYNAVLEKVMTLHKKKQPVLIGTSSIQQSEQLATLLTEKQLSFNLLNAKNAEKEAELIAKAGQMGQITIATNMAGRGTDIILGRRVSELGGLFVIGTERHASRRIDKQLKGRAARQGDPGETQFFISLQDELFIRYAAEKLEKVQSMVHTDETGRILDKHIHTFVDEVQKISEGHHFTVREYNLTLDDQINDQRKVIYHLRNQILQTEDLADELIPLIEQIIWKKIETVCPKTSLKDEWDLHHVQTLFHSFIHPPLDMTFFDDIEDVHQLKDKLSPLVEDYTMKVTFYCRARSIMKPLKQSTLETIDRYWLMHLETMSRFKEGLGLLSYAQEDPIRAYQQEGFKLFNQMYEQLLYDLAIHTQNIVKDYEERSGENVTFY